In Canis lupus dingo isolate Sandy chromosome 1, ASM325472v2, whole genome shotgun sequence, a single genomic region encodes these proteins:
- the ZNF784 gene encoding zinc finger protein 784 has translation MAAARPEAPSPSSAAPEPRSSETPDLVLVPDDGRPATPPSDLIEIQVVKVTDTTLVPEPPEPGSLHCALCPAAFRLVSELLFHEHGHLAEAEGGGQGGDPSRCHVCGHSCPGPASLRAHYSLHTGERPYRCALCPRAFKALAPLLRHQRRHGVEPGASQRSPEAVAARAPRPGVPPERSEVVMAAAAAGAAVGKPFACRFCAKPFRRSSDMRDHERVHTGERPYHCGICGKGFTQSSVLSGHARIHTGERPFRCALCDRTFNNSSNFRKHQRTHFHGPGPGDSGTRQASGAEGPGSGRGHGPEKSLEEGRGEAAKVKVEVDQ, from the exons ATGGCCGCCGCGCGCCCGGAGGCCCCGAGTCCAAGCTCAGCGGCCCCGGAGCCGCGATCCTCGGAGACGCCGGACCTG GTCCTGGTCCCAGATGATGGCCGCCCCGCCACCCCCCCAAGTGACCTCATCGAGATCCAGGTAGTGAAGGTGACAGACACCACGCTGGTCCCCGAGCCACCGGAGCCAGGCTCCCTCCACTGTGCCTTGTGCCCGGCTGCGTTCCGGCTGGTGTCTGAGCTGCTATTCCATGAACATGGCCACCTGGCGGAGGCGGAGGGCGGCGGGCAGGGTGGGGATCCCAGCCGGTGTCATGTGTGTGGCCACAGTTGCCCCGGCCCCGCCAGCCTCCGCGCCCACTACAGCCTGCACACGGGGGAGCGGCCCTACCGCTGTGCCCTGTGCCCGCGTGCTTTCAAGGCCCTGGCGCCTCTGCTGCGGCACCAGCGCCGACATGGGGTGGAGCCAGGGGCCTCTCAGAGGTCTCCTGAAGCGGTTGCGGCTAGAGCACCGAGGCCCGGGGTGCCACCGGAGAGGTCAGAGGTGGTGATGGCAGCGGCGGCTGCGGGCGCCGCCGTGGGCAAGCCTTTCGCCTGCAGGTTCTGCGCCAAGCCGTTCCGCCGCTCCTCAGACATGCGCGACCACGAGCGGGTGCACACGGGCGAGCGGCCCTACCACTGCGGCATCTGTGGCAAGGGCTTCACCCAGTCGTCAGTGCTCAGTGGCCACGCGCGCATTCACACTGGGGAGCGCCCCTTCCGCTGCGCCCTGTGCGACCGCACTTTCAACAACTCCTCTAACTTCCGCAAGCACCAACGCACCCACTTCcacgggccggggccgggagacTCTGGCACCCGGCAGGCTTCGGGGGCCGAGGGGCCGGGGAGTGGGCGTGGTCATGGGCCAGAAAAGAGCCTGGAAGAAGGACGGGGGGAGGCGGCCAAGGTGAAGGTGGAGGTGGACCAGTAG